The following proteins are encoded in a genomic region of Primulina huaijiensis isolate GDHJ02 chromosome 3, ASM1229523v2, whole genome shotgun sequence:
- the LOC140974597 gene encoding uncharacterized protein: MRGRNITEAVERAKAAEAGLRRGGPQYTPPPPVSAQQPALRPRGKKFKKTGSVSSSSSGSSGSQRGSPVIAPYCSHCGGKHTIEQCRGLFGTCYQCGQEGHFSRVCPNRGTTSSQPQPGFRGGPSMMRPAVHVPSFQQSSVPRYRGPGGQSAQVPPQVRVYAMTEDQAKEAPGGVIAGTPGYQETGEGASGGSHSLI; this comes from the exons ATGCGAGGgcgaaatataacag AGGCAGTGGAACGAGCCAAGGCAGCTGAGGCTGGACTCAGGcgaggaggtccacagtatactcctccaccaccagtgtcagctcagcagcctgcattgcgtccaaggggtaagaagttcaagaagactggttctgtttcttcgtcttcttcgggttcgagtggatcccagagagggagtcctGTGATTGCTCCTTACTGTAGTCATTGTGGGggtaaacatactatcgagcagtgtcgaggtttgtttggtacttgttatcagtgtgggcaggaaggtcatttctctcgagtatgtccgaacaggggtacgacttcttctcaaccccagccaggatttagaggtggccctagCATGATGAGACCTGCTGTTCATGTTCCATCTTTTCAGCAGTCGAGTGtcccacgatatcgaggaccggGTGGTCAGAGTGCCCAAGTccctcctcaagttcgagtgtatgctatgaccgaggatcaggcgaaagaagctcctggtggtgtgattgcag